A DNA window from Strongyloides ratti genome assembly S_ratti_ED321, scaffold srae_scaffold0000009 contains the following coding sequences:
- a CDS encoding Superkiller viralicidic activity 2-like 2, producing the protein MKDVSSSSVLSSVSTAEEHIEQTVDQKKYDTPINHMSKKNKNASIENTFSNLTLSDSKSKQPKKDKIKMISSAIILNEQNCLHEVFYDESSKPSKIGFKPKHDLRFGYELDKFQVQSNLAVDNNESVLITAHTSAGKTSIARYVINSCLEAKKRCFYTTPLKALSNQKYYDFNKIYNDVLEATLPGICI; encoded by the exons ATGAAGGACGTCTCCTCATCTTCAGTATTATCATCAGTTTCTACAGCTGAAGAACACATTGAACAAACAGTGGATCAAAAGAAATATGATACCCCTATTAATCATatgagtaaaaaaaataaaa ATGCTAGTATCGAAAATACTTTTTCTAATCTTACTTTAAGTGACAGTAAAAGCAAACAACCAAAAAAAGAT aaaataaaaatgatttctTCTGCTATAATTTTGAATGAACAAAATTGCTTACATGAGGTTTTCTACGACGAAAGTAGTAAACCTTCAAAAATTGGATTCAAACCAAAACACGATCTTCGTTTTGGATATGAATTGGACAAATTCCAGGTCCAATCTAATTTGGCTGTGGACAACAATGAATCAGTATTAATTACTGCTCATACTTCTGCAGGAAAAACTTCTATTGCTCGTTATGTGATAAACTCATGTTTGGAAGCCAAAAAAAGATGCTTTTATACGACACCTTTAAAAGCACTTTCAAACCAAAAATACtatgattttaataaaatatataacgaTGTGTTGGAGGCAACGCTTCCAGGCATATGTATATAA
- a CDS encoding Reverse transcriptase domain-containing protein, translating into MKTVLQAGMAKKVPVKKEETVKFFKKLLAYRETLPQSAIDKFKLKYSRPFKTPGPNKVHSAAFKRFDSLASLLLEKVKATNQCAAFKGIPETLHATMVNYSILKQNPKATSVLYVDMKKAFDSVFHSVMRKTVGALNLPASITKYIQGMLGSRGFTISNVDKTKSMKDNRVNVKRGIMQGCALAPCLFVIGMDIISYQINKESMLPIGHEEGETVADTPDSKHIKKMSETAMTNHISFVDDMKIFAMDNATIKRFKVIFESVALQLGFYVNAKKCGVLYNNKLDNVMLENISKLTDCYKYLGIPKLGRSICVETLEKSLEKKILGSVCQVFKTKLNIGQKIKWFNSSIAPAIGYAVAHALPAVKQGILPSLCKRLDKLVIKILAGNITDSEQIE; encoded by the exons ATGAAAACTGTACTGCAAGCTGGAATGGCTAAAAAAGTTCCGGTTAAAAAGGAAGAGACAGTTAAGTTCTTTAAGAAATTATTAGCCTATAGAGAAACACTTCCACAGTCTGCTATCGATAA GTTTAAACTCAAGTACAGCCGACCGTTTAAAACGCCTGGACCAAACAAAGTCCATTCCGCAGCTTTCAAAAGATTTGATTCTCTTGCTAGTTTACTATTGGAAAAGGTAAAAG CCACAAATCAGTGTGCAGCGTTCAAGGGAATACCTGAAACACTACACGCTACGATGGTAAATTACTCTATCTTGAAACAGAACCCAAAAGCTACCAGCGTATTGTATGTAGATATGAAAAAAGCTTTTGATTCAGTATTCCACTCAGTCATGAGGAAAACTGTGGGAGCATTGAATCTACCAGCTAGTATCACAAAATACATCCAAGGTATGCTAGGGTCAAGAGGTTTTACCATATCCAATGTGGATAAGACAAAAAGCATGAAAGACAATAGGGTAAACGTAAAGAGGGGAATCATGCAAGGTTGTGCATTAGCACCCTGTCTATTCGTCATTGGTATGGATATAATTAGCTACCAGATAAATAAAGAGTCTATGTTACCAATAG GACATGAGGAAGGAGAAACGGTTGCTGATACTCCTGACTCTAAACACATAAAAAAGATGTCAGAAACAGCTATGACCAATCACATATCTTTCGTTGACGACATGAAAATCTTTGCTATGGATAATGCAACAATCAAAAGATTCAAAGTCATTTTTGAATCTGTTGCCCTTCAGCTTGGTTTCTACGTAAACGCAAAGAAATGTGGAGTCCTATACAACAATAAGTTAGATAACGTAATGTTAGAAAACATTAGTAAATTGACAGACTGCTACAAATACTTAGGTATACCTAAGTTAGGTAGAAGCATATGTGTAGAAACGCTAGAAAAGAGTTTGGAAAAGAAAATACTAGGCAGTGTATGCCAAGTGTTTAAAACCAAATTAAATATAggtcaaaaaataaaatggttTAACTCGTCAATAGCACCTGCAATCGGGTATGCAGTAGCACATGCTTTACCAGCGGTCAAGCAAGGAATACTACCTAGCTTGTGTAAAAGACTAGACAAGCTAGTGATAAAGATCCTTGCAGGTAATATAACTGACAGTGAACAAATAGAA
- a CDS encoding Reverse transcriptase domain and Integrase, catalytic core domain and Ribonuclease H-like domain and AT hook-like family and Aspartic peptidase domain-containing protein — MKRLFKRNTRKYDNHHNSFVVSYNAMKPQWLQEQRKGLHLSADEQNIHLNNQRGALEQLILANGLDTAQYLRLFPLPLLQESDLNLQLLPHEKELDDAFCREIGKIVPYLQNFTIQSVESYRRALDSAMLSIAKNSSRKDILDKLAAPYLATLLSKEYGLVKSYYETSLTHTHLNPQSSLLGNLDLIIRLMEDDGLRANIGSSITPPKQNNHPVGSYSTRFEDYVLRIDGIRMDSIEMHNNHALRNERRRQFVSGLDENLRILVVPPGYDCLWHSFKQAYFNGFTRLHPTVPLFGKKPNSKTSNDNQTNGKSKGKNNNKKSNNNNKKNDNKKNNSSSNNTTYQTPGFLKNNKSTGNSTNKKPSRNQKRRSQINTIATEVSEQRTLLQSLMDKLSLFDIPHATLTIVCFIAILSSTSAWNCPRTPSHYPSVFRQSTYDLSVTESLEISEMHKKCKPEDFHPSLRIGSYFVTDGSAFAKESHADETELKTCRPYITFLNKSNNDVFIARRHDTQFAPATFDLLLDIYAYHHAFNETCPQTGEEELSIPSGRCVPTTPIRKRKRPDAFDIASTPEMKDLRKDLDLKTSKITDLEAEVERLKQKASLATDALLRLQQAPTTVSLRITQLESALEESREQTSSAQSAFLSSQKMVEDLRKDITDLQEEQRRYRQLSEGSQNAMVTVQQSYTTEKNKLMKEHESRLATMRASHTDAIERLCDDLKLSCNKRIKEADLKNSASLTLQHNQDKEQYQKNLARVKNEYDRSKQAAIAEMQTVFDQQLAEVKNCLPAIPDIKMETDNAAHYVEKITEQARVISSLQQVLASHDTKPTTNTAPYDTTLCTSYNNFVTFLDHVKNLNVADAVSTLPSSIVSLLTFISTIVGTRLLAKHRERLQPQQYGPQLSTVTTTTNPIKSERSPLWTFGDGPVKHSINALLTEALPTLRLMVDGLPVHVLLDTGASINVIHQRIASKLASSLTARPVPEDVIASSANGSSISLTACVSLDITLGNEKIHIECYISPDINHDLIYGQPGLRMFGDFAIQWSTGTILLGNHRFPIDNTFPFRTTKEETLNPLSSSVINPSIMTQSFTDGTSVYAITNPYFKGSNRLVTYNTISPIYGDRINFLIDNHGNNPVALPKNTLLGYVTLIETVSDFEIRITNNGYSSDEADVCDRLPPYPSSSQAPLLDKDAFVKLVQEQPDILDTTQRGTFTNLLWTYRDVFYEFNATPGQYNGPEQLALKTIEHDLPRPIRAPRYTLEKEQEVAKQVEDMLNHDMIEPSRTPYLSRINLVKKNNEWRFVVDFRNINKLIQPQSHHIPRIDTIFDKAAGKAFYTSLDLKNGFHQLTLDKNSRYLTGFPTHMGIFQYKRIPMGLVGSPDFFNHVMEQVFSDTNNFVYLDDILLTDNSITEHLTNIEQALHKAHRFGLRFSLAKCLFFQSSLEYLGFLISGDGIRPNPTKTEALSKKPILRNEKKLRSFLGAANYYRKHIPSYSSIANILYDCTSNFLWTSRHTEAFEKLKQAIITACTLAPPNQNLPFTILTDASIQGIGAALMQENRPIAFASRTLKKAELMYAPVQLEALGLVFALKSFSPYIYGKRTTILTDQSSLLSLMTKNDVSNILDRYKTYIMGFDLDIKYIKGTDNIVADYLSRNIFNVELTSTTHIDAFPSVSSYLQLPYHIDAFTKYLNDKERLLYPNGKFSTRGKTRFYVPQILRFILLTRWHEHPLLGNHNGFDKGSAKFKEIFSWPSMDHDIKKSWSACTQCLHNKHHPTLAASVATKAIPLPPSPWHTLSLDHIVISENHYALVIMDEFSKFVIIRRTVNLGTLAVITILQEIIFLFGCPVILKSDNGPAFISSNFKSFCNTFDISHHQVSAYNHQGNGIVERFNRTIRESIRLYKQSTLDEILWTSQYAHNFGYLTTQNGKPKEFILNTPDRWLDDAYINNQLSGRQDLLLFMKQQLHPKKLPANDKEPNILKKGTIVYKRNPAAHKNDAQYDGPFVILENANARLLKVAPSIIQKQILPPPTETNSDISQEIVPTPPSHQKRGRPKKPTVTEDSLPLTNPIVKATRKRGRPKKKITTASNTVEKNTPRPRGRPKKVNN; from the exons ATGAAAAGACTTTTTAAGCGTAATACAAGAAAGTATGATAATCATCACAACTCCTTTGTTGTGTCTTATAACGCTATGAAGCCCCAATGGCTTCAAGAGCAACGTAAGGGTTTACACTTATCTGCTGACGAGCAGAACATACACCTTAACAATCAGCGCGGAGCTTTAGAACAATTAATTCTAGCTAACGGTCTCGACACCGCGCAATACCTGAGACTCTTTCCTCTTCCTCTCCTCCAAGAAAGCGACCTTAACCTTCAACTCCTTCCACATGAGAAAGAGTTGGACGATGCCTTCTGTAGGGAGATAGGGAAAATCGTTCCATACCTTCAGAACTTCACCATACAAAGTGTTGAGTCTTATAGACGCGCTTTAGACTCCGCAATGCTTTCAATTGCGAAGAACAGCTCTCGGAAAGACATCCTTGATAAGCTTGCAGCGCCATATTTAGCCACCCTACTCTCCAAGGAGTATGGGTTAGTTAAGTCTTACTATGAAACAAGTCTCACTCACACACACCTGAATCCGCAATCTTCCCTCCTCGGAAATCTAGACCTTATCATACGTCTCATGGAAGATGATGGCTTGCGGGCCAATATAGGATCATCCATTACACCACCTAAGCAGAATAACCACCCCGTAGGGAGTTATTCGACTCGCTTTGAGGACTATGTCCTCCGCATAGATGGGATACGCATGGATTCTATCGAAATGCACAATAACCATGCATTACGGAACGAACGAAGACGTCAGTTCGTCTCCGGGTTGGATGAAAATCTACGTATCCTTGTTGTACCCCCTGGGTATGACTGCCTTTGGCATTCTTTCAAACAGGCGTACTTCAATGGATTTACTAGACTACACCCAACCGTGCCCTTATTTGGTAAGAAACCAAATTCTAAAACTAGCAACGATAACCAAACTAACGGTAAATCGAAAGGTAAGAATAACAACAAAAAGTCTAACAATAATAACAAGAAAAACGATaacaagaaaaataattcttcCTCTAACAACACCACGTACCAGACACCTGGATTTTTGAAAAACAATAAATCCACAGGTAACAGTACTAACAAAAAGCCTTCTCGTAATCAGAAACGACGATCGCAGATTAATACCATTGCCACTGAAGTTAGTGAACAGCGCACGTTGTTGCAGTCCTTAATGGACAAACTGTCCTTATTTGATATACCACACGCGACACTCACTATCGTATGCTTCATCGCCATACTGTCATCTACATCTGCATGGAATTGTCCTCGCACGCCTTCTCACTATCCCTCCGTTTTTCGTCAATCAACATATGATCTTTCGGTCACTGAGTCGCTTGAGATCAGTGAAATGCATAAAAAGTGCAAACCAGAAGATTTCCACCCGTCTTTACGTATCGGTAGCTACTTCGTCACCGACGGCTCGGCATTTGCCAAAGAATCACACGCTGACGAAACGGAACTGAAAACGTGTAGACCCTACATAACATTCCTCAATAAGTCAAATAATGATGTTTTCATCGCACGCAGGCATGACACTCAATTCGCACCCGCGACTTTTGACTTACTTCTAGACATATATGCGTACCATCACGCATTCAATGAGACATGCCCCCAGACGGGAGAAGAAGAATTATCCATCCCTTCAGGAAGGTGTGTGCCGACAACGCCAATCCGGAAGCGAAAGCGTCCAGACGCCTTCGACATCGCTTCCACACCGGAAATGAAAGATCTCAGAAAAGATCTCGACCTCAAAACTTCTAAAATCACCGATTTGGAAGCAGAAGTAGAACGACTGAAACAGAAAGCTTCTTTAGCAACGGATGCCCTCCTACGATTGCAACAGGCACCAACCACAGTTAGTCTTCGCATCACTCAACTCGAATCCGCCTTAGAAGAGTCTCGAGAGCAAACCTCTTCGGCTCAGTCGGCATTTCTATCCAGTCAGAAAATGGTAGAGGACCTTCGGAAGGACATCACAGACCTTCAAGAAGAGCAGCGTCGTTATCGCCAGCTCTCAGAGGGATCTCAGAACGCGATGGTCACCGTTCAACAAAGCTATACAACGGAGAAgaataaattaatgaaagAACACGAATCTCGACTCGCCACTATGCGTGCTTCGCATACAGACGCGATTGAACGCCTTTGTGACGACCTCAAGTTATCCTGTAACAAACGCATCAAAGAAGCTGACCTTAAAAATTCAGCCTCTCTTACTCTACAACATAACCAAGACAAAGAACAATATCAAAAGAATTTAGCCCGTGTCAAAAACGAATATGATCGTTCGAAGCAAGCTGCAATCGCCGAAATGCAGACAGTTTTTGATCAGCAGTTAGCTGAAGTCAAGAATTGTCTTCCTGCGATTCCAGACATCAAGATGGAAACTGACAACGCAGCCCATTACGTAGAGAAAATTACTGAACAGGCTCGTGTAATCAGTTCTTTACAGCAAGTTTTAGCTTCTCATGACACTAAACCAACAACTAACACCGCTCCTTATGATACCACTTTGTGTACttcttataataattttgttactTTTCTTGACCATGTCAAAAACCTTAACGTTGCTGACGCCGTGTCAACCTTACCTAGCAGCATTGTCTCGTTACTAACTTTCATCTCCACTATTGTTGGGACACGTTTACTTGCTAAACATCGAGAACGTCTGCAGCCCCAACAGTATGGACCCCAGTTATCTACAGTAACAACGACTACTAACCCCATTAAGTCGGAACGTTCGCCCTTATGGACATTTGGGGACGGACCGGTTAAACATTCCATTAATGCCTTATTGACCGAAGCTCTCCCTACACTTCGCCTGATGGTCGATGGCCTACCAGTTCACGTACTTCTTGACACTGGAGCTTCCATCAACGTTATCCATCAGCGAATTGCTTCGAAATTAGCATCCTCACTAACGGCACGACCAGTCCCTGAAGACGTAATCGCGTCTTCCGCTAATGGAAGTAGCATTTCCCTCACCGCATGTGTCTCCTTGGACATAACCTTAGGAAATGAGAAGATCCACATTGAGTGTTATATCAGTCCTGACATTAACCATGATCTAATTTATGGCCAACCCGGCCTACGCATGTTTGGAGATTTTGCTATCCAATGGTCCACAGGAACCATTCTCCTTGGAAACCACCGTTTTCCAATTGATAACACGTTTCCCTTTCGCACCACGAAAGAGGAAACTCTTAACCCTTTAAGTTCTTCTGTCATTAATCCTTCGATAATGACACAATCCTTCACTGACGGCACTTCGGTGTACGCAATCACTAACCCCTACTTTAAAGGAAGCAATCGTCTAGTTACCTATAATACAATATCCCCTATTTACGGCGATCGTATTAACTTTCTTATAGATAACCACGGAAACAACCCCGTGGCCCTTCCTAAGAACACTTTATTAGGATATGTAACATTAATTGAGACAGTTTCTGACTTTGAGATCCGCATAACCAATAACGGTTACAGCAGTGATGAAGCTGATGTATGTGATAGACTACCACCTTACCCCTCGTCTTCGCAAGCACCCTTGTTAGATAAGGATGCATTTGTAAAACTTGTTCAGGAACAGCCTGATATCTTAGATACTACACAGCGTGGAACTTTTACAAACCTCTTATGGACATACAGAGATGTCTTTTATGAATTTAACGCAACCCCTGGCCAATACAACGGCCCTGAGCAACTTGCATTAAAAACTATAGAACATGATTTACCTCGCCCCATACGGGCCCCGAGGTACACACTAGAAAAAGAGCAGGAAGTCGCTAAACAAGTAGAAGACATGCTTAACCATGATATGATTGAGCCATCACGCACTCCTTACTTATCTAGAATTAATTTAGTTAAGAAGAATAATGAGTGGCGATTTGTAGTTGACTTTcgtaatattaataaattaatacaGCCACAGTCACATCACATTCCGCGGATCGACACTATCTTCGATAAAGCCGCTGGAAAAGCTTTCTACACCTCTCTTGATCTGAAGAATGGCTTTCACCAACTTACACTAGACAAGAATAGCCGTTACCTTACCGGCTTCCCTACACACATGGGAATTTTCCAATACAAACGTATTCCCATGGGACTCGTCGGTAGTCCCGATTTTTTTAACCACGTCATGGAACAAGTTTTCAGTGACACTAACAATTTCGTCTATCTTGACGATATCCTCCTTACTGACAATAGTATTACCGAGCACCTGACTAACATTGAACAAGCCTTACACAAAGCCCACCGTTTTGGCCTCCGATTTTCGCTTGCAAAATGTCTTTTCTTTCAATCATCTTTAGAATATTTAGGTTTTCTCATTTCGGGAGACGGCATACGACCAAACCCCACGAAAACAGAAGCACTATCGAAGAAACCCATTCTTAGAAACGAAAAGAAACTTCGCTCCTTCTTAGGTGCCGCCAATTACTATAGAAAACACATCCCATCTTATAGTTCAATTGCTAACATCCTCTACGATTGCACATCTAACTTTTTGTGGACTTCCCGTCACACGGAAgcttttgaaaaattaaaacaagcAATCATAACTGCATGCACACTCGCACCACCTAACCAGAATCTACCCTTCACGATTCTAACAGATGCTAGTATTCAAGGTATTGGAGCCGCCCTCATGCAAGAGAACCGTCCCATAGCCTTTGCATCCCGCACGCTGAAAAAAGCGGAACTAATGTATGCTCCAGTGCAACTGGAAGCTCTAGGCTTGGTATTTGCTTTGAAGTCGTTTAGCCCATACATATATGGAAAAAGGACAACGATCCTAACTGATCAATCCAGCTTGCTTAGTTTAATGACCAAGAACGATGTTTCTAACATCCTAGACCGCTATAAGACTTACATAATGGGATTCGACCttgatattaaatatatcaaagGCACGGACAATATCGTTGCCGACTATCTTAGTCGCAACATTTTTAACGTAGAACTAACGTCCACCACACATATAGACGCTTTTCCTAGTGTCTCTAGTTACTTACAGCTGCCATATCACATAGATGCATTTACGAAATACCTAAATGATAAAGAACGTTTACTTTACCCTAATGGTAAATTTTCGACAAGAGGTAAAACACGCTTTTATGTACCACAAATTTTACGCTTCATTCTCCTCACTCGGTGGCATGAGCATCCCCTGCTTGGAAACCATAATGGTTTCGACAAAGGATCTgctaaatttaaagaaatctTCTCCTGGCCTTCCATGGATCATGATATAAAGAAATCCTGGTCAGCTTGTACTCAATGTTTACATAATAAACATCACCCGACTTTAGCAGCTTCGGTAGCAACAAAAGCAATACCATTACCTCCTTCTCCATGGCACACACTCAGCTTAGATCACATAGTGATTAGTGAAAATCACTATGCCTTAGTAATCATGGACGAATTTAGTAAATTCGTCATAATACGACGTACAGTTAACCTAGGTACGTTAGCGGTCATTACAATCCTTCAGGAAATTATCTTCCTTTTTGGCTGTCCAGTTATTCTCAAATCTGATAATGGACCCGCATTTATCTCTAGCAATTTCAAATCTTTTTGTAATACATTTGACATATCTCACCATCAAGTTTCTGCGTATAATCATCAAGGAAACGGAATAGTAGAGCGATTCAATCGCACTATTCGTGAGTCCATCCGTTTATATAAACAATCAACTTTAGATGAAATTTTATGGACTTCTCAGTACGCTCATAATTTTGGTTACTTAACGACTCAGAATGGGAAACCAAAGGAGTTTATATTGAACACACCTGATAGATGGTTAGATGACGCTTATATCAACAATCAACTATCGGGGAGACAGGACCTTCTGTTATTCATGAAACAACAATTACACCCGAAGAAACTGCCAGCAAACGATAAAGAACCAAACATACTGAAGAAAGGCACGATAGTTTACAAAAGAAACCCGGCCGCCCATAAAAATGATGCACAATACGATGGTCCTTTTGTCATTCTTGAAAAT GCAAATGCACGTTTATTAAAGGTAGCACCATCCATAATACAAAAACAGATACTTCCACCACCTACAGAGACCAATTCAGATATTTCGCAAGAAATAGTCCCGACACCGCCATCCCACCAAAAAAGGGGACGTCCTAAGAAACCAACTGTCACTGAAGATTCTTTACCATTAACTAACCCAATAGTAAAAGCCACGCGAAAACGTGGTCGTCCAAAGAAAAAGATTACTACTGCATCTAACACGGTCGAAAAAAACACACCGCGACCCCGTGGAAGACCCAAAAAGGTTAATAATTAG
- a CDS encoding Superkiller viralicidic activity 2-like 2 has protein sequence MTILKHYLNAFWGDVGGNASRHMYINLILTEDELTDVGLMTGDVSTNVYASIVILTAEVLNEIIMNDSSNFSNVGYIIMDEGHFLGDESRGHVWEESIINMPKYVKLAILSATLQNRSEIAKWIVSLNRNPLHVIGTNERPITLEYCVHCSATGRIIQIKVGTDETDSEGLETAMSECQRKNRGKKELMELLKVLKDENMLPAIIYCPSKKTCDSMAKLISSMCFLDTVEKDLMNDLLRLTLFLEDEEMKTFMSEIEDYAVCLTNGIGVHHGSLMRMTKEFMEKCFINNAIKIMFSTETLAVGLNMPARTVIFSSVYKFDGNVRRTYKQSEFIQMAGRAGRRGIDTLGHVIFSLTDSNRCGEIIASFLKPMSENLESKYKIDYSKVLSYAEKNCLEKFEKNFEKSFMKFQKKDIKKEIAMYGRIKKFLQKGNFIDNEGKITKKGSYAVAARFNENYIVLAEMMNNNEFNFLNNMEIIEIFAMLQKDDEFGREEVSKRQIFTKDMVERYCQIFYKNERAFKVIDENEEYKSPLSFRYVIAMKEIYSGNSIEEVTSSNMLYKGEVLKRINSMRQIFENFAKNRFLDFNLRNKFFDMVQRLKDIEKNDVSSI, from the exons atgaccattttaaaacattaccTCAATGCTTTTTGGGGGGATGTTGGAGGCAACGCCTCCAGGCATATGTATATAAACCTCATCCTCACTGAGGATGAG TTAACAGAT gtTGGATTAATGACAGGAGATGTATCCACTAATGTTTATGCTtcaattgtaattttaacGGCTGAAGTATTAAACGAAATTATTATGAACGATTCttcaaatttttcaaatgttGGATATATAATAATGGATGAGGGACATTTTCTTGGAGACGAATCAAGAGGCCATGTTTGGGAGGAAAGCATTATTAATATGccaaaatatgttaaattaGCAATTCTGTCTGCTACTTTACAGAACCGCTCCGAGATTGCAAAATGGATTGTCTCCCTAAATAGAAATCCATTGCATGTTATTGGTACCAATGAGAGACCAATAACACTTGAATATTGTGTTCATTGTTCTGCAACGGGAAGaattattcaaataaaagtGGGAACTGATGAAACGGATTCTGAAGGACTCGAAACCGCTATGTCTGAATGTCAAAGGAAAAATAGAGGAAAAAAGGAACTCATGGAACTTCTTAAGGTATTAAAAGATGAGAACATGCTTCCAGCCATAATTTATTGTCCATCAAAGAAGACATGTGATTCAATGGCTAAACTTATCTCGTCAATGTGTTTTTTGGATACAGTAGAAAAGGATTTAATGAATGACTTATTAAGATTAACACTGTTCTTGGAAGATGAAGAAATGAAAACATTTATGTCTGAAATAGAAGATTACGCTGTTTGTTTAACTAATGGAATCGGCGTACATCATGGATCGCTTATGAGAATGACAAAAGAATTTATGGAGAAATGCTTCATCAACAATGCCATCAAAATCATGTTTTCTACTGAAACGTTGGCAGTTGGACTTAATATGCCAGCAAGAACAGTAATATTTTCATCAGTCTACAAATTTGACGGCAATGTGAGAAGAACATATAAACAAAGTGAGTTTATTCAAATGGCTGGAAGAGCTGGAAGGAGAGGAATTGACACTTTAGGCCATGTAATATTCTCTTTAACTGATTCAAATCGCTGTGGAGAAATAATTGCATCTTTTTTGAAACCAATGTCTGAAAATTTGGAgagtaaatataaaatagattACTCAAAAGTTCTTAGTTATGCAGAAAAAAACTGCTTGGAGaagtttgaaaaaaattttgaaaaatcattcatgaaatttcaaaaaaaggatataaaaaaagaaatcgCTATGTATggaagaataaaaaaatttcttcaaaaaggaaactttattgataatgaaggaaaaattacaaaaaaaggATCTTATGCCGTAGCTGCAAGATTCAATGAAAATTATATCGTACTTGCAGAAATGATgaataataatgaatttaatttcttaaataacatggaaataattgaaatattcGCTATGCTTCAAAAAGATGATGAATTCGGCAGAGAAGAAGTTTCTAAAAgacaaatttttacaaaGGACATGGTAGAAAGATAttgtcaaatattttataaaaatgaacgTGCTTTTAAGGTGATTGATGAAAATGAAGAATATAAATCACCATTATCCTTTAGATATGTAATTGCTatgaaagaaatttattCTGGTAATTCAATTGAGGAAGTTACAAGCTCCAATATGTTGTATAAAGGAGAAGTATTGAAAAGAATAAACTCAATGAGACAAATATTTGAAAACTTTGCCAAAAATAGATTTTTGGATTTCAATTTAAGAAACAAGTTTTTTGATATGGTACAAAGACTTAAggatattgaaaaaaatgacgtttcttcaatttaa